A part of Olleya sp. Bg11-27 genomic DNA contains:
- a CDS encoding TonB-dependent receptor domain-containing protein produces the protein MKFFFSICLLFFFSFSVSAQTIKVLNKTTNEPVFGVAIYNTDKSKSEITNLSGEASLDSFKSTDLLHFQHISHELKQIRKSNIKNKHVYLTSSQQGLDEIVISASNFGQRKKDIPKTIATVSAKDVTFNNPQTSADLLEATGQVYIQKSQLGGGSPMIRGFSTNRLLITVDGVRMNNAIFRGGNLQNVISIDPLSIQNTEVTLGAGSIIYGSDAIGGVMSFYTKKPEFSFSDTLKVKSNVLLRYATASQEKTAHVDVNVGYQKWAFLTNISYTDFNDLTMGSHGPDAYLRPEYVITENGQDVIIENNDSKIQKFTGYNQINLMQKVSYKAAEDLDIDLGLFYTATSDYSRYDRLIRYRGDALRSAEWNYGPQKWFMSNLSVTKRSSNATFYDNIKTTIAYQNFQESRMDRDFQDNDRNVREESVDALSFNIDFEKKLSKTSNLFYGFEYVYNTVGSLGYTENIETNTVDKTVSRYPDGATWQSGAVYASYKYKPNTKVVFQSGLRYNIVTQKADFTENNQFLDLPFSESNNTANALTGTAGVTWLPTQMLQWKFNLSSAFRAPNIDDTGKVFDSEPGSVVVPNDNLDPEYAYSGELGLKLNFDKVVILDMATYYTYLDNALVRRNGTLNGDTQILYDGELSNVQSIQNASKSWIYGFEVGAQVNFSKSFKLTSQYNVIGGTEETDGVEVPVRHVVPNFGNTHVVWQKDRVKVDGFVNYNNALSFNKLAPSEAEKDYIYALDQNGDPYSPSWYTLNLRTQYQIGDDVTITAALENITDQRYRTYSSGIAAPGRNLIVSLKYSL, from the coding sequence ATGAAGTTTTTTTTTAGCATTTGTTTATTATTCTTTTTTTCATTTTCAGTATCAGCACAGACTATAAAAGTGCTAAATAAAACCACTAACGAACCCGTTTTTGGAGTGGCTATTTATAATACAGACAAATCTAAAAGTGAAATCACAAATCTTAGCGGAGAAGCAAGTTTGGATAGCTTTAAATCTACAGATTTGCTTCACTTTCAGCACATCTCTCATGAGTTAAAGCAGATTAGAAAAAGTAATATTAAAAATAAGCATGTTTATTTAACGTCTAGTCAACAAGGTCTGGATGAGATTGTGATATCAGCTTCCAACTTTGGACAACGGAAAAAAGATATTCCCAAAACTATTGCAACAGTATCTGCTAAGGACGTTACTTTTAATAATCCACAAACTAGTGCAGACCTGCTAGAGGCTACAGGTCAAGTATACATACAGAAAAGTCAATTGGGAGGAGGTAGTCCAATGATTAGAGGTTTTTCAACCAATAGATTACTAATTACTGTGGATGGTGTAAGAATGAATAATGCTATTTTTAGAGGCGGAAATCTTCAAAATGTTATTTCTATTGATCCTTTGTCAATACAAAACACGGAAGTTACTCTGGGTGCTGGTTCAATCATTTACGGAAGTGATGCTATTGGAGGAGTGATGAGTTTTTATACTAAAAAACCAGAGTTTTCATTTTCAGATACTCTAAAGGTAAAGAGTAATGTGTTGTTGCGTTATGCAACTGCAAGTCAAGAAAAAACGGCGCATGTAGATGTGAATGTAGGCTATCAAAAATGGGCTTTTTTAACTAATATTAGTTATACTGACTTTAATGACTTAACCATGGGAAGTCATGGTCCTGACGCTTATTTAAGACCAGAATATGTTATTACGGAGAATGGTCAAGATGTTATTATAGAAAATAACGATTCTAAAATCCAAAAATTTACGGGATACAACCAAATTAATTTGATGCAGAAGGTTAGTTATAAAGCTGCAGAAGATTTGGATATTGATTTAGGGTTGTTTTATACAGCGACATCAGATTATTCTCGCTATGATAGGTTAATACGCTATAGAGGTGATGCGTTACGATCTGCAGAATGGAATTATGGTCCTCAAAAATGGTTTATGTCTAACTTAAGTGTTACCAAACGAAGTAGTAATGCAACGTTTTATGATAATATAAAAACTACAATAGCTTATCAAAATTTTCAAGAAAGTAGAATGGATCGAGATTTTCAAGATAACGATAGAAATGTTAGGGAAGAGTCCGTTGATGCCTTATCTTTTAATATCGATTTCGAAAAAAAACTTAGCAAAACATCAAACTTATTTTATGGTTTTGAATATGTTTATAATACTGTCGGGTCTTTAGGTTATACTGAAAACATAGAGACTAATACAGTGGATAAAACAGTATCAAGATACCCCGATGGTGCGACATGGCAAAGTGGAGCTGTATATGCGAGCTATAAATATAAACCAAATACTAAGGTTGTATTTCAATCGGGTTTACGTTATAATATTGTCACTCAAAAGGCAGATTTTACTGAGAATAATCAGTTTTTAGATTTACCTTTTTCTGAGTCGAATAATACGGCAAATGCGTTAACAGGGACAGCAGGTGTTACTTGGTTGCCTACCCAAATGTTGCAATGGAAATTTAATTTGTCTTCAGCATTTAGAGCGCCAAATATTGATGATACTGGTAAAGTGTTTGACTCAGAGCCAGGCTCTGTTGTCGTGCCAAATGATAATTTAGATCCAGAATATGCGTATAGTGGTGAATTAGGATTAAAGCTGAATTTTGATAAAGTTGTTATTTTGGATATGGCAACGTATTATACTTATTTAGATAATGCTCTAGTTAGACGTAATGGGACGTTAAATGGTGACACACAAATTTTATATGATGGAGAGTTAAGTAATGTGCAATCTATACAGAATGCTTCAAAATCTTGGATTTACGGTTTTGAAGTTGGAGCGCAAGTTAATTTTTCAAAATCATTTAAATTAACATCTCAATATAATGTTATTGGTGGAACAGAAGAAACTGATGGCGTGGAAGTCCCTGTTAGGCATGTTGTCCCTAATTTTGGAAACACGCATGTCGTTTGGCAAAAGGATAGAGTAAAGGTTGATGGTTTTGTTAATTATAATAATGCGTTGTCATTTAATAAACTTGCGCCTTCAGAAGCGGAGAAGGATTATATATATGCCTTAGATCAGAATGGAGATCCATATTCACCTTCATGGTACACTTTAAACTTAAGAACGCAGTATCAAATAGGAGATGACGTAACAATAACTGCTGCTTTAGAAAATATAACGGATCAACGTTATAGGACCTATTCTTCTGGTATTGCTGCTCCTGGTAGAAACCTTATTGTTTCTTTAAAATATAGTTTATAA
- the recO gene encoding DNA repair protein RecO — MLVATNAIVLSKLRFRDNDLIVKCYAQKQGVVSYLLKGVLSSKKSNKKVAYFQPFSQLQLNTDYKPNRSLQYIKDIKTDFLYVSLHTNILKSAIVMFLAEVLSHALQEEEQNDSLYSYIQTTLQWLDTNDSYSNFHLLFLLQLTKYLGFYPDQTEMETALCFNLYDGEFQEESISKYNVSGENLTLLKQLLGTSFDDLDSIKINAKQRQSFLALILVYFELHLGNFKKPKSLQILNDVFN, encoded by the coding sequence ATGTTAGTCGCTACTAATGCCATTGTCCTGTCTAAGCTTAGATTTAGGGATAACGATTTAATTGTTAAATGCTACGCGCAAAAACAGGGTGTTGTTAGTTATTTGTTAAAGGGTGTTTTGTCTTCAAAAAAAAGCAATAAAAAAGTGGCTTATTTCCAGCCATTTTCACAATTACAATTAAATACAGATTATAAGCCAAACCGTTCTTTGCAGTATATAAAAGATATAAAAACAGATTTTTTATATGTGTCGCTTCATACCAATATTTTAAAGAGTGCTATCGTCATGTTTTTGGCCGAAGTTTTATCGCATGCTTTACAGGAAGAAGAACAGAATGATTCTTTGTATAGTTATATCCAAACAACTTTACAGTGGTTGGATACCAATGATAGTTATTCTAATTTTCATTTATTGTTTCTTTTACAATTAACTAAATACTTAGGGTTTTATCCAGATCAAACAGAAATGGAAACCGCTTTATGTTTTAATTTGTATGATGGCGAATTTCAAGAAGAGAGCATCTCTAAGTATAATGTCTCAGGAGAAAATTTAACACTATTAAAACAGCTTTTAGGCACGTCATTTGATGACTTAGATAGTATCAAAATTAACGCAAAGCAAAGACAATCTTTTTTGGCTCTTATTTTAGTGTATTTTGAATTACATTTGGGGAATTTCAAAAAACCAAAATCTTTACAAATTCTTAATGACGTTTTTAATTAA